A single Vibrio sp. YMD68 DNA region contains:
- a CDS encoding primosomal replication protein encodes MSHFSNLKPILEQLAHQAAQLDRSRGEHHKPLFDERLFHCHGRLLVPCVTETQSTFKTIIREEQAKKLTADRAEFLSERLLAQISAIQRELSTQGIRKSEPKHSSYYRKPINALYQELAQHQEWEIRLRDMVIEKQLELSQAPSFHQQQAQQSLLATEQRLQRCQEAKLKIEKQITFREKNQ; translated from the coding sequence ATGAGTCATTTTTCAAATTTAAAGCCCATTCTTGAACAATTGGCCCATCAAGCTGCGCAATTAGATCGCTCTCGTGGGGAACATCATAAACCCTTGTTCGATGAGCGCCTTTTTCATTGTCACGGGAGATTGCTGGTCCCTTGCGTCACTGAAACCCAGTCGACCTTTAAAACCATCATTCGAGAAGAACAAGCGAAAAAACTCACTGCTGATAGAGCAGAGTTTTTGTCCGAACGTTTGCTCGCTCAAATAAGCGCTATTCAGAGAGAACTTTCAACGCAGGGTATTCGCAAAAGTGAACCTAAGCATTCAAGCTACTACCGAAAACCGATTAATGCGCTCTATCAGGAACTGGCCCAACACCAGGAGTGGGAGATTCGCCTGCGTGATATGGTGATAGAGAAACAGCTAGAGTTATCTCAGGCCCCTTCTTTTCATCAACAGCAGGCTCAGCAATCTTTACTTGCCACGGAACAAAGGTTACAACGCTGCCAAGAAGCCAAGCTAAAAATAGAAAAGCAAATAACCTTTAGAGAAAAGAACCAATAA
- the bioA gene encoding adenosylmethionine--8-amino-7-oxononanoate transaminase, translated as MDLDFDKNHIWHPYTSTIDPLTCYPVVGAEGVFIELETGEKLVDGMSSWWSTIHGYNHPHLNQAAHNQIDKMSHVMFGGMTHNPAIELCKKLVRLTPPNLEKVFLADSGSVAVEVSLKMALQYWHAKGQPKSKFLTLRDGYHGDTFAAMSVTDPDNSMHSLYKGFLPEHIFANSPKTGYWQEWDETDLDDFKLKLSEHHHDIAAVIMEPIVQGAGGMRIYHPEYLKGVRQLCDEYKVLLILDEIATGFGRTGKLFACEHAGIAPDILCVGKALTGGYMTLSATITSKQVADTVCAGEAGCFMHGPTFMGNPLACAVGAASLELIEQGNWLAQTKAIETLFSQQLPKLREYEQVKDVRWLGAIGVVETHKSVNMEVIQAHFVKQGVWIRPFGKLIYMMPPFITSADQIKTLIDAISSAVQSPQCSIE; from the coding sequence ATGGATTTAGACTTCGATAAAAATCATATTTGGCATCCCTACACTTCAACCATTGACCCTTTAACCTGTTATCCCGTAGTGGGCGCTGAAGGCGTTTTTATTGAATTAGAGACAGGAGAAAAATTGGTTGATGGTATGTCTTCCTGGTGGTCGACGATTCACGGCTACAATCACCCTCATTTAAACCAAGCGGCGCATAACCAGATCGACAAGATGTCGCATGTAATGTTTGGAGGCATGACTCACAACCCAGCCATAGAGCTGTGTAAGAAGCTCGTTCGCTTAACGCCCCCTAATTTAGAGAAAGTATTTTTGGCCGATTCAGGTTCTGTTGCGGTTGAAGTCAGTTTGAAAATGGCGCTTCAATACTGGCACGCGAAAGGTCAGCCAAAATCAAAGTTCCTCACACTACGCGATGGCTATCATGGGGATACGTTTGCCGCGATGTCGGTAACCGATCCAGATAATTCAATGCATTCTCTTTATAAAGGATTCTTACCCGAGCATATTTTCGCGAACTCGCCAAAAACCGGATACTGGCAAGAATGGGATGAGACAGATCTCGATGATTTCAAGCTCAAACTCAGCGAACACCATCACGATATCGCGGCAGTGATCATGGAGCCCATCGTTCAAGGCGCAGGGGGAATGAGAATTTATCACCCAGAGTATTTGAAAGGAGTGCGTCAGCTTTGTGACGAGTATAAAGTTCTACTCATCTTGGATGAAATCGCGACGGGTTTTGGTCGTACAGGCAAGTTATTTGCTTGCGAACATGCGGGGATTGCGCCAGATATACTGTGCGTGGGTAAAGCGCTCACCGGCGGGTATATGACTCTTTCAGCAACCATCACCAGCAAACAGGTTGCTGATACCGTATGTGCGGGTGAAGCTGGCTGCTTTATGCATGGCCCTACCTTTATGGGTAATCCACTGGCTTGCGCTGTTGGTGCGGCAAGCTTAGAACTGATTGAACAAGGGAACTGGCTCGCACAGACTAAAGCCATTGAAACACTATTTTCTCAGCAACTGCCCAAGTTACGTGAATATGAGCAGGTCAAAGATGTTCGCTGGCTGGGTGCGATTGGCGTCGTAGAGACACATAAGAGCGTAAATATGGAAGTAATACAGGCGCACTTTGTTAAGCAAGGGGTATGGATTCGTCCATTTGGCAAGCTCATTTATATGATGCCCCCATTTATCACCAGTGCGGATCAAATAAAGACATTGATTGACGCTATATCGAGTGCAGTGCAGTCACCGCAGTGCTCTATTGAATAG
- the rsmS gene encoding pleiotropic regulatory protein RsmS, whose amino-acid sequence MSDENIPHEKMPNENVSPLDNAPDEIKLAVDLIYLLESNEVDLTTALKAIEIVKSDIESKLSSIL is encoded by the coding sequence ATGTCTGACGAAAATATCCCGCATGAAAAGATGCCGAATGAAAATGTTTCTCCGCTGGACAACGCGCCAGATGAGATCAAACTCGCTGTGGATCTCATTTATCTTCTTGAATCCAACGAAGTCGATCTAACAACCGCCCTGAAAGCCATAGAGATAGTCAAGTCAGATATTGAATCCAAACTGTCATCAATTCTGTAG
- a CDS encoding porin — protein sequence MKKTLLALSVMVAATSAQAGIEVYNNEGVTVNLKGDIEVVYVQDIGVDKEFQQEIQDADFGFDVRYAVNDEFQFGGYWEFDGASGDVTDGKSSSADVGDVYVAMYSQSYGSVKVGRTCGALDDAGVGSDYQFGVNSFFSNDSSFCADEMVRYDIDTGMFYGTLSLAQDKRSVDKMGKDGSYFDLKAGVRVADFDFTAYYGDATLKNRKSSTTSDVVVSGPGGNYTISNTVTTDQPQADDSLLGLEARFGGVENLNLEIAYYQIDVKVAGSDKVKSDTIALAADYTIDAVKLAAGYSVSGNDVANSEDLSKWFVNAGYGFAPNTTAYVEVGGDDVSANDTGFAVGVKASF from the coding sequence ATGAAAAAGACTCTATTAGCACTAAGTGTTATGGTTGCAGCTACTTCTGCACAAGCAGGTATCGAAGTTTACAACAACGAAGGCGTTACAGTTAACCTTAAAGGTGACATCGAAGTTGTATACGTACAAGACATCGGTGTGGACAAAGAGTTCCAGCAAGAAATTCAAGATGCAGACTTTGGTTTTGACGTACGCTACGCAGTGAACGACGAATTCCAATTCGGCGGTTACTGGGAGTTTGACGGTGCATCTGGCGATGTAACTGACGGAAAAAGCAGCAGCGCTGACGTAGGCGACGTTTACGTAGCAATGTACTCTCAGTCTTACGGTTCTGTAAAAGTTGGTCGTACTTGTGGCGCTCTAGATGATGCTGGCGTAGGTTCAGATTACCAATTCGGTGTTAACTCTTTCTTTAGCAACGACAGCTCTTTCTGTGCTGACGAAATGGTTCGTTACGACATCGACACAGGTATGTTCTACGGTACTCTTTCTCTAGCACAAGACAAGAGAAGCGTTGATAAAATGGGTAAAGACGGTTCTTACTTTGATTTAAAAGCGGGTGTTCGTGTAGCTGATTTTGATTTCACAGCATACTACGGCGACGCAACGCTTAAAAACCGCAAATCATCAACTACATCTGACGTAGTTGTATCTGGTCCAGGTGGTAACTACACTATCTCAAACACAGTTACTACTGACCAGCCTCAAGCTGATGACTCACTTCTTGGTCTAGAAGCTCGTTTCGGTGGTGTTGAAAACCTAAACCTAGAGATTGCTTACTACCAAATCGATGTTAAAGTAGCTGGCTCTGATAAAGTTAAGTCGGATACTATCGCACTAGCTGCTGACTACACAATCGATGCAGTTAAACTAGCTGCTGGTTACAGTGTTTCTGGCAACGATGTAGCTAACTCTGAAGATCTTAGCAAGTGGTTTGTAAATGCAGGTTACGGTTTTGCTCCAAACACAACAGCGTATGTTGAAGTTGGTGGTGATGACGTAAGCGCAAATGACACTGGTTTTGCAGTTGGTGTTAAAGCTAGCTTCTAA
- a CDS encoding DUF2057 family protein, producing MNKIKLAISIACMMAFSTNAATLIPAKGVSILYINGQEADAKIGKNKVLEGETQLIVRMDKELGRGNSKEVFTSDPYVVSLVVTGDELKINHPVARSTIEAESAFKSKAPQWRITQDGAELSYSQEPLPKKKGMLPFMGLDTIVSDYNEDKGIFFVDGVLTAATVAPASVAAVATTTAVVATSAESKVATDAIANEQPKLAIEDTQNVDQLKAWYLKASKSEKKEFRRWMIDQE from the coding sequence GTGAATAAAATTAAATTGGCCATTTCTATCGCTTGCATGATGGCATTTTCAACGAATGCGGCGACATTAATTCCTGCGAAGGGTGTGTCCATTCTCTATATTAACGGCCAAGAAGCAGACGCTAAAATTGGCAAAAATAAGGTGTTAGAAGGTGAGACTCAGCTTATCGTAAGAATGGATAAAGAGCTTGGCCGTGGTAATAGTAAAGAAGTCTTCACCTCCGATCCTTATGTCGTAAGTTTGGTGGTAACGGGTGATGAATTGAAGATTAATCATCCTGTGGCAAGAAGTACCATTGAAGCAGAGAGTGCATTTAAGTCGAAAGCTCCGCAGTGGCGGATTACCCAAGATGGAGCCGAGCTAAGCTACAGCCAAGAGCCGTTGCCTAAGAAAAAAGGCATGCTCCCATTTATGGGCCTAGATACGATCGTCAGCGATTACAATGAAGATAAAGGCATCTTCTTTGTCGATGGGGTGCTTACGGCAGCAACTGTCGCCCCTGCTAGTGTAGCAGCGGTAGCAACAACAACCGCAGTAGTGGCAACATCAGCTGAGAGCAAAGTGGCGACGGATGCCATTGCCAATGAACAGCCTAAGTTGGCTATCGAAGATACTCAGAATGTAGACCAACTGAAAGCTTGGTATCTCAAAGCATCAAAATCTGAGAAAAAAGAATTCCGCCGTTGGATGATCGATCAAGAATAA
- a CDS encoding L-alanine exporter AlaE — protein sequence MKARAPFCIRHAAADTFAMVVFCFLSGMIIEIFISGMTFEQSLASRTLSIPVNIAIAWPYGVFRDYVLRQGRRISDTGLVKNIADLFAYVLFQSPVYAAILLVVGASSDQIMTAVTSNAVVSCGMGVLYGYFLDTCRKWFKVPGYCPQA from the coding sequence ATGAAAGCCCGCGCCCCTTTTTGTATCCGTCATGCTGCGGCAGATACGTTTGCGATGGTAGTATTTTGTTTTTTATCGGGGATGATTATCGAAATTTTCATCTCAGGCATGACATTTGAGCAATCTTTGGCGTCGAGAACCCTTTCGATCCCAGTCAATATAGCGATTGCATGGCCATACGGGGTATTCAGAGATTACGTATTGAGGCAGGGAAGAAGAATTTCTGATACTGGTTTAGTGAAGAATATTGCGGATTTGTTTGCTTATGTGCTTTTTCAATCTCCTGTTTACGCGGCGATCTTATTGGTTGTCGGGGCATCAAGTGATCAAATCATGACAGCAGTAACCAGTAATGCCGTTGTTTCATGTGGAATGGGGGTACTTTACGGATACTTCCTAGATACATGCCGTAAGTGGTTTAAGGTTCCTGGGTACTGCCCGCAGGCATAA
- a CDS encoding LysR family transcriptional regulator → MAKDLFSNLDLNLLRTFIILHQEGNMRQAARRLFVTQPAISKSLQKLRAHFDHELFVKTHKGLTPTAYANDLASKISPLINDLNLALNSTHKFDPSQLTGILKVAISPHILSAFASEIFHAIRRDAPNVQVQLLNWSSNTIQELMNDEVQLGVNYEIDYAPKELLRHFVIQDEFHAYVRKDHPFKGESISLEQALNYEIATIIAADWNSQTSFAEKVIKEKGLKSNVAFRSELPSAVVDVVLNSDMLFPSSSLSKMDKLDKLRRFIIKVDSYARTPEVFIYYHHKNRENKTMRWLKSKIEETLASYAKR, encoded by the coding sequence ATGGCTAAAGACCTGTTTTCTAATCTGGATCTCAACCTCCTTCGAACGTTTATTATACTTCATCAAGAAGGTAACATGCGTCAAGCTGCGAGAAGACTATTTGTTACGCAACCAGCTATAAGTAAATCTTTACAAAAGCTCAGAGCACATTTCGATCACGAGTTGTTCGTTAAAACACATAAGGGTCTTACTCCTACGGCTTATGCCAATGATCTTGCGAGCAAAATCTCCCCATTAATCAATGATCTTAACCTAGCCTTAAACTCTACCCATAAATTTGACCCTAGCCAGTTGACAGGAATACTCAAGGTGGCTATTTCACCTCATATTCTTAGTGCCTTTGCGAGTGAAATATTTCATGCAATTCGGAGAGATGCCCCAAATGTTCAAGTCCAGCTTCTAAATTGGTCAAGTAACACCATTCAAGAGCTAATGAATGATGAAGTGCAATTAGGTGTGAATTATGAAATCGATTACGCGCCAAAAGAACTGCTTAGGCATTTCGTTATCCAGGATGAGTTTCACGCCTATGTCAGAAAAGACCATCCGTTCAAAGGGGAATCAATCTCACTTGAGCAAGCTTTAAATTATGAAATCGCCACTATCATCGCTGCCGATTGGAACTCTCAAACCTCATTTGCAGAAAAGGTAATAAAAGAGAAAGGGTTGAAATCTAATGTGGCGTTTCGTTCAGAGCTGCCCTCAGCCGTGGTTGATGTGGTACTGAATTCCGATATGTTGTTTCCAAGTTCGAGCCTTTCTAAGATGGATAAGTTAGACAAGTTGCGTCGCTTTATTATCAAAGTAGATAGCTACGCGCGTACCCCAGAAGTATTTATCTACTACCATCACAAGAATCGTGAGAATAAAACAATGAGGTGGCTGAAAAGTAAAATAGAGGAGACTCTAGCTAGTTACGCTAAACGCTAG
- a CDS encoding DUF6538 domain-containing protein, with amino-acid sequence MIRTGDTIMFLLKDRNATYYARYYFPKELVSKGFPNELRFSLSTKQRSMALERMLLVVGAIRNHVNQLDLNQSADVAMESIKTLLKSIRSNGFILWH; translated from the coding sequence ATGATACGTACAGGTGATACGATCATGTTTCTACTCAAAGACCGCAATGCTACATATTACGCCCGTTATTACTTCCCTAAGGAGCTAGTGAGTAAGGGGTTTCCAAACGAGCTACGCTTTTCCCTTTCTACGAAACAACGCTCTATGGCTTTAGAACGAATGTTATTAGTCGTGGGTGCCATTCGAAATCATGTGAATCAATTGGATCTGAATCAGAGCGCTGATGTCGCAATGGAATCTATTAAAACGTTACTGAAATCAATTAGATCCAATGGTTTCATACTCTGGCATTAA
- a CDS encoding cupin domain-containing protein: MYQLSFSLDSFLAEFWHKKPTIIKGGFARFEDPITPEELAGLTMEEEVDSRYVSNFDNKWIAEHGPFDEAKFSQLPPSHWQLIVQAANHWHEGVAELSQAFKHLPQWLFDDLMICYSETGGGVGPHIDQYDVFIIQGSGKRHWRVGDKDVGQYKETQRAAALRQIEGFDAIIDDILEPGDILYIPPGFPHEGVALEPSMSYSMGYRSPKEQELVSNFADYVLAHDIGDVHLHNPNLKTQTQHGEILSSDLTLLTEMLTRAIEDPDTLKDFMGSMLSQSRHQLALYPPEDAWQSEEISLQLDNEVNFIKVSGLRALYNESEPCVAYIDGNMFKVDSEQQDLLHRLCNYDTLSASDFDRPIGSADIALFTELVNKGYWYCDE; the protein is encoded by the coding sequence ATGTATCAACTTTCGTTCTCCTTAGATTCCTTTCTTGCTGAGTTTTGGCATAAAAAGCCCACCATTATTAAAGGCGGATTCGCACGTTTTGAAGACCCAATCACTCCTGAAGAGCTGGCTGGCCTAACCATGGAAGAAGAAGTCGATTCCCGCTATGTGTCTAATTTTGATAATAAATGGATTGCAGAACATGGGCCGTTCGATGAAGCGAAGTTCAGCCAATTACCTCCGTCACACTGGCAATTGATCGTGCAAGCCGCGAACCATTGGCACGAGGGCGTTGCTGAACTCTCTCAAGCTTTTAAGCATCTGCCTCAGTGGTTGTTCGACGATCTCATGATCTGTTATTCCGAAACCGGTGGCGGAGTTGGCCCACACATCGATCAATATGATGTATTTATTATTCAGGGCAGTGGGAAGCGCCACTGGCGAGTTGGAGATAAAGATGTCGGACAATACAAAGAAACGCAACGTGCCGCAGCCCTAAGACAAATAGAAGGATTCGATGCCATCATTGATGACATTCTAGAGCCTGGTGACATTTTGTATATTCCGCCAGGTTTCCCACACGAAGGCGTCGCATTAGAACCTTCGATGAGTTATTCGATGGGATACCGTTCACCAAAAGAACAAGAGCTGGTCAGCAACTTCGCCGATTATGTGTTGGCTCATGATATTGGGGATGTGCATCTTCACAATCCAAACTTAAAAACGCAAACTCAGCACGGAGAGATTCTTTCTAGTGACCTCACACTGCTGACAGAAATGCTAACACGAGCTATCGAAGATCCGGATACGCTCAAAGACTTTATGGGCAGCATGCTAAGCCAATCTCGCCATCAGTTAGCGCTGTATCCGCCAGAAGACGCATGGCAAAGTGAAGAGATCTCACTGCAACTCGATAACGAGGTGAACTTTATCAAAGTCTCTGGATTACGTGCGTTATACAACGAGTCAGAGCCATGTGTCGCTTATATCGATGGCAACATGTTTAAAGTTGATTCAGAACAGCAGGACCTTTTACACAGACTCTGTAACTACGACACGTTAAGTGCTTCTGATTTTGATCGACCTATCGGAAGCGCCGATATCGCTCTATTTACTGAGCTAGTCAACAAAGGTTACTGGTATTGTGACGAGTAA
- the dinG gene encoding ATP-dependent DNA helicase DinG, whose product MSTSKIQQSIRKSYQNLQFQLDNFVPRRAQNYLVAEITKTLCGDYHKKNRILVGEAGTGIGKSLAYLMATIPIAVFNNRKVVISTATVALQEQLINKDLPLFRRITDREFSFILAKGRQRYCCAEKLASASGVDGGQLAMFESKPQKNEIELLQTMYKSLVGGKWDGDRDSWPKPIRDELWQSIVSDKHSCNNSLPAHRSCPFQKARSELDKADVIIANHSLVMADADLGGGVILPEPENTIYVFDEAHHLPRVARDHSSASASLKGAATWLERLNKLVSKFASLADEKRVGRFQNQLQDSIQQLIPSLTQLSQRFEPSSFEEGTYRFEGGELPSWLEKEATELKLLSNKGAQAAAKVADLIAERLKDGELSSKLAEPALAELGFYLQRLENLAQVWTLMAEPTREKGAPLARWIEVSKDSDSDFTVNVSPLEVGWQLDQQLWSRCIGAILVSATMRALNSFRFFCHQTGVSGKPDSGTQFLALASPFDYQNQAELIVPEMKYEPQAPQFTEYLIEILPKLIEDKKANLVLFSSYWQMNQVAEGLAKGFIKKGWAIQVQGDSSRNEILNKHKTLIQCGKTSVLFGTGSFSEGLDLPGELLENLIITKIPFGVPTSPVEQAHAEYIEQRGGNPFMQISVPEASKKLIQSVGRLLRKERDSGKVYILDRRLVTKRYGKSLLDSLPPFKRTIK is encoded by the coding sequence ATGTCAACCAGTAAAATTCAACAATCTATCCGCAAAAGTTATCAAAACCTGCAATTTCAGCTCGATAACTTTGTCCCTCGTCGAGCGCAGAACTATCTTGTTGCAGAAATCACAAAAACACTTTGTGGTGATTATCACAAAAAAAATCGCATCCTCGTTGGCGAAGCCGGCACCGGAATCGGTAAATCTTTGGCTTATTTAATGGCGACGATTCCGATTGCTGTCTTCAATAACCGTAAGGTCGTTATTTCGACAGCCACGGTCGCATTGCAAGAACAATTAATTAACAAAGATCTGCCGCTTTTTCGACGCATTACCGACCGAGAGTTTTCTTTTATTTTAGCGAAGGGACGACAACGTTATTGCTGCGCAGAAAAATTGGCCTCAGCGAGCGGTGTCGATGGTGGTCAGTTGGCCATGTTTGAATCAAAACCTCAAAAAAATGAGATTGAATTACTTCAAACCATGTACAAATCACTGGTGGGTGGAAAATGGGACGGTGATCGAGACTCCTGGCCAAAACCGATTCGTGATGAATTATGGCAATCGATCGTCAGCGATAAGCACAGCTGCAATAACAGCTTGCCTGCTCATCGCTCCTGCCCTTTTCAAAAAGCACGTTCTGAACTAGACAAAGCCGATGTCATTATTGCTAACCACAGTTTAGTCATGGCCGATGCTGATCTCGGTGGCGGTGTCATCCTACCCGAACCTGAAAACACCATTTATGTTTTCGATGAAGCGCATCATTTACCTCGCGTTGCCCGCGACCATTCTTCAGCGTCAGCCAGCTTAAAAGGTGCAGCAACCTGGCTAGAGCGACTGAATAAACTGGTCAGTAAGTTTGCTAGCTTAGCGGACGAAAAACGAGTTGGTCGTTTCCAAAACCAGCTTCAAGATTCCATTCAGCAATTAATTCCCTCTTTAACGCAACTCAGTCAGCGCTTTGAACCTTCATCCTTTGAAGAAGGGACATATCGTTTTGAAGGAGGAGAACTCCCCTCTTGGCTTGAGAAAGAAGCGACAGAATTAAAGCTGCTGTCCAATAAAGGGGCTCAAGCCGCGGCAAAAGTAGCGGATCTGATCGCTGAACGGTTAAAAGACGGTGAGCTATCGAGCAAGTTAGCAGAACCTGCATTAGCGGAGCTGGGCTTTTACTTGCAAAGGTTGGAGAATCTCGCTCAAGTCTGGACGCTCATGGCCGAACCAACACGCGAAAAAGGAGCGCCACTCGCTCGTTGGATAGAAGTATCGAAAGACAGCGACAGTGATTTCACGGTCAACGTTTCTCCCCTTGAAGTCGGTTGGCAGTTAGATCAGCAGCTATGGAGCCGTTGCATTGGCGCTATTTTGGTTTCCGCCACAATGCGCGCACTCAATTCCTTTCGCTTCTTCTGCCACCAGACAGGAGTCAGTGGCAAACCAGATTCAGGCACTCAATTTTTAGCGCTGGCTTCACCTTTTGATTATCAAAACCAAGCAGAGCTGATTGTACCTGAAATGAAATATGAGCCTCAGGCGCCTCAATTTACTGAATATCTTATTGAAATATTGCCTAAGTTAATTGAAGACAAGAAGGCCAATCTTGTTTTATTCTCTTCTTACTGGCAAATGAATCAAGTTGCTGAAGGCCTCGCGAAGGGATTCATTAAAAAAGGTTGGGCGATTCAAGTTCAAGGTGACAGCTCTCGTAACGAGATTCTAAACAAACACAAAACGTTGATTCAATGTGGGAAGACAAGTGTGCTGTTTGGGACAGGGAGCTTTTCTGAAGGATTAGATTTGCCAGGGGAGCTATTGGAGAATCTCATCATTACTAAGATTCCTTTTGGTGTCCCCACCTCACCTGTTGAGCAAGCACACGCGGAATATATTGAACAGCGTGGTGGAAATCCGTTTATGCAAATCAGTGTTCCTGAAGCCAGTAAAAAGCTGATTCAATCGGTAGGGCGTTTACTGCGTAAAGAACGAGACTCTGGTAAAGTGTACATCCTTGATCGCCGTCTAGTAACAAAACGCTACGGGAAGTCGTTGCTTGATTCACTTCCGCCATTTAAAAGAACAATAAAATAG
- a CDS encoding TSUP family transporter, with protein sequence MELIEPTMLVVLALVAFVAGFIDAVAGGGGMLTVPALLSLGLPPHIALGTNKLAATFASSTAAFTYYKKKLFKPRFWGQAFVATLLGAIFGTLIVDAISTEWLEKGLPLIILASAVYTILHKTPHSTKNVLPKYTASIRKKQIIQGLTLGFYDGVAGPGTGAFWTVSSMALYRLNILLASGLAKAMNFTSNFTSLVTFAVLGHIDWVLGLTMGVCLMAGAYVGAHSAIRFGAKFIRPVFITVVSVLAVKLAYEAWFVSL encoded by the coding sequence ATGGAATTAATAGAGCCGACCATGCTGGTTGTGCTAGCGCTGGTCGCTTTTGTCGCTGGTTTTATTGACGCTGTCGCAGGCGGTGGCGGAATGCTAACCGTACCAGCCCTGCTTTCACTTGGGTTACCCCCACATATCGCGTTGGGAACAAACAAACTGGCGGCCACCTTTGCTTCGTCGACGGCTGCTTTTACTTATTACAAGAAAAAACTGTTCAAGCCTAGATTCTGGGGACAAGCGTTTGTCGCCACCTTATTGGGTGCGATTTTCGGAACGTTAATTGTTGATGCCATAAGCACAGAGTGGCTCGAAAAAGGGCTTCCTTTAATTATTCTCGCCTCTGCGGTTTACACCATTCTCCATAAAACGCCCCATTCGACTAAGAATGTCTTGCCAAAGTACACCGCATCGATTCGCAAGAAGCAGATTATCCAAGGGCTAACATTGGGGTTTTATGATGGTGTTGCAGGGCCTGGAACCGGCGCTTTTTGGACCGTCAGCTCTATGGCGTTATACCGCCTCAATATCCTATTAGCTTCTGGCCTTGCTAAAGCCATGAACTTTACCAGCAATTTTACCTCGCTCGTAACTTTTGCTGTTCTCGGCCACATTGACTGGGTACTTGGGTTAACCATGGGCGTTTGCCTTATGGCGGGAGCCTACGTGGGTGCACATTCAGCGATTCGATTTGGCGCTAAGTTCATTCGCCCAGTTTTTATCACCGTAGTGAGCGTATTGGCGGTAAAACTGGCGTACGAAGCTTGGTTTGTGAGTTTATAA